A genomic segment from Chitinophaga niabensis encodes:
- a CDS encoding YciI family protein, with product MQEFLIAIHRDLTGKNPKPTPEQMKEAMRPYQDWISSIAAQDRLVNPPKRWDTDGRVVKPDNTVSTGPYAEMKKSLGGLFLIKANDYEEAVEIAKGCPIIQVGAVVEVRMAVPTA from the coding sequence ATGCAGGAATTTTTAATCGCTATCCACAGGGATCTGACGGGCAAGAACCCCAAACCAACGCCAGAGCAAATGAAAGAAGCCATGAGACCTTACCAGGATTGGATCAGCAGCATCGCTGCGCAAGACAGACTGGTGAATCCACCAAAGAGATGGGATACAGATGGCCGTGTAGTAAAACCGGATAATACGGTATCTACCGGGCCATATGCTGAGATGAAGAAATCGTTAGGCGGGTTGTTCCTGATAAAGGCTAATGACTATGAAGAGGCCGTGGAAATTGCTAAAGGCTGCCCCATTATACAAGTGGGTGCGGTTGTGGAAGTGAGAATGGCAGTTCCAACAGCGTAA
- a CDS encoding FMN-binding glutamate synthase family protein has protein sequence MRKGFIISAIIGIIGTALLGYFASPWWYVILAMIVALFVMGINDMRQTKHSIMRTYPVFGRMRYWMEALRPKMYQYFVESDIDGRPINRIDRSTIYQRAKKEMDTMPFGTQLDVYEEGYEWMSHSISPKDFRNLDHNPRVLIGNKDCKLPYSASIFNVSAMSFGSLSSNAIEALNAGAKIGNFAHNTGEGGISPYHLKHNGDIIWQVGTGYFGCRDEDGNFSPELFAQTSSAPQIRMIELKLSQGAKPGHGGILPAKKNTPEIAAIRHVKAGTTVYSPPYHSAFNNPRELVLLLQQMRELSGGKPVGFKLCIGRKSEFIGICKAMIELNLYPDFITVDGGEGGTGAAPQEFSNHVGAPLLDGLAFVHNILVGYDIRKHIKIIASGKILSGFHILRAIALGADACNSARAMMMAIGCIQALQCNSNKCPTGVATQDPALSIGLVVADKKQRVANYHEDTVKTFVELMGAAGIDDYKKLTRSHIYRRVFMNEVRTFEDIFPSLEPSSILNNKIPEKYKQDVEMAHADRWY, from the coding sequence ATGCGTAAAGGATTTATCATTAGCGCAATCATAGGGATTATAGGCACTGCTCTGCTTGGCTACTTTGCAAGCCCGTGGTGGTACGTGATCCTGGCTATGATCGTGGCGCTGTTTGTTATGGGGATCAATGATATGCGGCAGACCAAACACTCTATCATGCGCACTTACCCTGTTTTTGGCCGGATGCGTTACTGGATGGAAGCATTGCGGCCTAAGATGTACCAGTACTTTGTGGAATCTGATATTGACGGACGCCCCATTAACCGCATAGACCGCTCCACCATTTACCAGCGTGCTAAAAAAGAAATGGACACTATGCCCTTCGGTACACAACTGGATGTATATGAAGAAGGATACGAATGGATGAGCCATTCCATCTCTCCCAAAGATTTCCGTAACCTGGACCATAACCCACGGGTACTGATCGGCAATAAGGACTGTAAACTTCCTTATTCCGCCAGCATCTTCAACGTATCCGCTATGAGCTTCGGTTCTTTGAGCAGTAATGCCATCGAAGCATTGAATGCAGGTGCAAAAATTGGCAACTTTGCGCATAATACCGGTGAAGGTGGCATCAGCCCTTATCACCTTAAACATAACGGGGATATTATCTGGCAGGTAGGTACGGGATATTTCGGCTGCCGGGATGAAGACGGCAACTTTTCACCGGAACTATTTGCCCAAACATCTTCTGCACCGCAGATCAGGATGATAGAACTGAAACTATCCCAGGGAGCAAAACCTGGTCACGGGGGTATTTTACCAGCTAAAAAGAACACCCCGGAGATCGCTGCCATCCGGCACGTAAAAGCGGGTACTACTGTATACTCCCCTCCTTATCACAGCGCATTTAATAATCCGCGTGAACTGGTATTACTGCTCCAGCAGATGCGTGAGCTTTCCGGCGGCAAACCCGTAGGTTTCAAATTATGTATCGGACGGAAGAGTGAATTCATCGGCATCTGTAAAGCCATGATAGAACTGAACCTCTACCCGGACTTTATTACCGTGGATGGTGGTGAAGGTGGAACAGGTGCTGCCCCGCAGGAATTCTCCAATCACGTAGGAGCTCCTTTACTGGATGGACTGGCTTTTGTGCACAATATCCTGGTAGGTTACGATATCCGCAAACATATTAAGATCATCGCTTCCGGTAAGATCCTCTCCGGCTTCCATATCCTGAGGGCCATAGCCTTGGGTGCAGATGCCTGCAACAGTGCACGTGCCATGATGATGGCAATCGGGTGTATCCAGGCCTTGCAGTGCAACTCTAATAAATGCCCAACCGGCGTAGCTACACAGGACCCTGCCTTATCTATCGGGCTGGTAGTGGCTGATAAAAAGCAGCGGGTAGCCAACTATCATGAAGATACCGTGAAAACCTTTGTAGAACTCATGGGTGCCGCAGGTATTGACGATTATAAGAAACTGACACGCTCACATATCTACCGCCGCGTATTCATGAACGAGGTAAGGACCTTTGAAGATATTTTCCCATCCCTGGAACCCAGCAGCATCCTCAACAATAAAATTCCTGAAAAGTATAAACAGGATGTTGAAATGGCGCATGCAGACAGATGGTATTAA
- a CDS encoding NmrA family NAD(P)-binding protein, protein MKIITTGSLGNIGLPLIKDLVLKGHMVTVISSNAAKKADIEALGATAAIGSLDDRDFLTETFTGADAVYIMVPPGYAETDQVAYYKRLAGNYAHAIQQSGIKRVVHLSSYGAHLDKGTGFILGAHHAEIILNQLSGISLTHLRPGYFYPNLYRFTDMIKGAGFIGSNYGGDDKLVMVAPADIATVAAEELEKTSATQNIRYIVSDERTASEVASVLGKAIGKPDLQWLLLTEEQTKSGLEQAGLPSFFIVNILQLNNSIHTGVLQEDYKEQGIGPLGKTKLEEFAKEFAAAF, encoded by the coding sequence ATGAAAATAATAACAACAGGTTCCCTGGGGAACATAGGATTGCCATTGATAAAAGACCTGGTACTGAAAGGCCATATGGTTACAGTCATTAGCAGTAATGCTGCAAAGAAAGCAGATATTGAAGCACTCGGTGCTACAGCCGCCATCGGCTCACTGGACGACCGGGATTTTCTAACGGAGACTTTCACCGGCGCAGATGCTGTGTATATAATGGTCCCGCCCGGCTATGCAGAAACAGATCAAGTGGCGTATTACAAAAGACTTGCAGGTAATTATGCACATGCCATTCAACAGTCTGGTATAAAGAGGGTAGTACACCTCAGCAGTTATGGTGCACATCTGGATAAAGGTACCGGCTTCATCCTGGGCGCACATCATGCGGAAATTATACTGAACCAGCTGTCCGGCATTTCTCTTACACATCTTCGCCCCGGCTATTTCTATCCTAATCTTTACAGGTTTACAGATATGATAAAAGGGGCAGGCTTTATCGGTTCAAATTATGGTGGCGATGATAAACTCGTAATGGTTGCCCCGGCAGACATTGCCACTGTTGCTGCGGAAGAACTGGAGAAAACATCCGCTACACAAAACATCCGTTATATTGTCAGTGATGAACGTACCGCCAGTGAGGTAGCCAGTGTATTAGGTAAAGCAATTGGTAAACCGGATCTGCAATGGCTATTACTTACTGAGGAACAAACGAAAAGTGGTTTGGAACAGGCCGGATTACCTTCCTTCTTTATTGTCAATATCCTGCAATTGAATAATAGCATTCATACAGGTGTATTACAGGAAGATTATAAGGAACAGGGGATCGGTCCATTAGGGAAAACAAAGCTGGAAGAGTTTGCAAAAGAATTTGCCGCTGCATTCTAA
- a CDS encoding helix-turn-helix domain-containing protein, whose translation MKHIQPHNIKTISEYHQHMDLPKPLHPLISVINFEDIKRSPGTILHNFYSIALKRNFNCKMRYGQQVYDFDEGLMSFISPGQVFSIEAADDFRHTGWLVIVHPDFLWNTPLAKKIKQYEYFSYAVHEALHLSEKEELTITNLIHNIAQEHHASIDKFSQDVIIAQLDLLLIYAERFYQRQFITRKISSHRILERLEEVLASWFREEKGIPTVQYIADTLNVSPNYLSVMLKVLTGQSTQQHIHDKLIEKAKEKLSTTDLTVSEIAYELGFEHSQSFSKLFKSKTNSSPVAFRNSFN comes from the coding sequence ATGAAACACATACAACCACATAATATCAAGACTATCAGCGAATACCATCAGCACATGGATCTGCCGAAACCCTTGCATCCCCTGATCAGTGTTATCAACTTTGAGGATATTAAGCGCTCACCCGGTACTATCCTGCATAATTTCTATTCCATCGCACTGAAAAGGAATTTTAATTGCAAGATGCGGTATGGCCAGCAAGTGTATGATTTTGACGAAGGACTGATGAGCTTCATTTCTCCCGGCCAGGTATTTTCCATCGAAGCAGCTGATGACTTTCGGCATACCGGATGGCTGGTGATCGTGCATCCCGACTTTTTATGGAATACCCCACTGGCTAAAAAGATTAAACAATATGAGTATTTCAGCTATGCTGTACACGAAGCCCTCCATCTTTCAGAAAAAGAAGAATTAACCATTACAAACCTTATACACAATATAGCACAGGAACACCACGCCAGCATTGATAAGTTTAGCCAGGATGTGATCATTGCCCAGCTGGACCTGCTGCTGATCTATGCAGAACGTTTCTATCAACGCCAGTTCATTACCCGTAAGATCTCCAGCCACAGGATCCTGGAGCGGTTGGAAGAGGTGCTTGCATCCTGGTTCAGAGAGGAAAAAGGAATACCCACCGTGCAGTACATTGCGGATACATTAAATGTATCTCCCAATTACCTGAGTGTGATGCTGAAAGTATTAACCGGCCAAAGTACCCAGCAGCATATACACGATAAACTGATCGAAAAGGCAAAAGAGAAATTGTCCACCACAGACCTGACCGTTAGTGAAATTGCCTATGAACTGGGCTTTGAACATTCCCAGTCCTTCAGTAAGTTATTCAAGAGCAAAACCAATTCTTCCCCGGTGGCATTCCGGAATTCCTTCAATTAA
- a CDS encoding DoxX family protein, which produces MKKNTLLWIAQSLVAGTLAWAAYMKLFQPVSDLWPWAKEVPLALVRLTGVVDLLGAAGLILPSLLDIRPKLTPIAAIGVVMLMICAAVFHIIRGEASVIGMNIVFAIIATFIAWGRLKPIRNETHTTT; this is translated from the coding sequence ATGAAGAAAAATACACTGCTTTGGATAGCACAATCACTTGTAGCAGGCACTTTGGCCTGGGCTGCTTATATGAAACTGTTTCAACCCGTATCCGATCTGTGGCCCTGGGCTAAGGAAGTACCGCTTGCATTGGTAAGGCTAACCGGCGTCGTAGATCTGTTAGGGGCAGCAGGCCTGATACTGCCCTCATTGCTGGATATCCGGCCAAAATTAACACCAATTGCAGCCATAGGGGTTGTTATGCTAATGATATGCGCTGCTGTTTTCCATATTATCAGGGGAGAGGCTTCAGTGATAGGTATGAATATAGTCTTTGCAATAATTGCTACCTTTATAGCCTGGGGACGGTTAAAACCAATCAGAAATGAAACACATACAACCACATAA